The sequence ACTTCATCGAGCAGAAGCGTGCCGCCATCCGCCAATTCGAATTTTCCCTTTTTGTCTTTAATGGCGCCGGTGAAAGCTCCTTTGACATGGCCGAAAAGCTCCGATTCCAGCAGTTCCCTCGGTATTGCGGCGCAGTTGACCGCCACAAACGGCTTTCCACTCCGGTGGCTTTTGAAATGTAACGCCCGTGCAATCAACTCCTTGCCGGTTCCCGATTCGCCGGTAAGAAGCACGGTGGCATCGCTCGGGGCCACTTTTTCCACCAGTGCCAGCAGGTCCTTGAACGGCTTGGAGACACCGACGATATTCCGGAAAAATTCTTTTCCATCCAGTTGTTGCCGCAGAAGGCGGTTCTCATCCTCAAGTTTCTTAAACCGGAGCGCCTTCTCGACGGCGCCGAAAAGCTCGTCATCCTCAAATGGCTTGGTCAAATAATCGAAAGCGCCCAGTTTCACCGCCTCGACCGCCATTGGCACCGTGGCATGAGCGGTGATAAGGATCACTTCAAGGTCAGACTGCACCTGCTTGGAGCGTTCAAGAAGTTCCAGACCGTCAAGACCGGGCATCTTGATATCGGAGAGCAGCAGGTCATAGCGGTTGCGGCTCAATTCATCGAGCGCTTTCTCTCCATCCTCGACCGCATTTACCTCATACCCTTTCTGCTTCAGCTTGTACTGTATCACCCGGCGTAAACTGGGGTCGTCATCGGCCAGAAGAATCTTTATGCTCATCGGCTCCCCCTGTCGATCGGCAGGGTGATATGAAAGGCCGTCCCTTCATTCAATCTGCTTTCGACTTCAATTCGCCCCCGGTGCCGGTCAATTATCGATTTGGTAATCGCCAGCCCGAGTCCGGTGCCTTTGGTTTTGGTAGTATAGAACGGTTCGAAAATTCTCTCCTTGTCCGGCCCGCTGATTCCGCCGCCAAAATCACGCACGGCAAGTTGCACTTCGGCATGGTCGGTGGATAGAGTCACCTCTACGCGCCCGCCGGGTTGTGAGGCCTCTATGGCGTTCAAAATAAGATTTAGCAGTACCTGATGAATCTGTTCGGCATCGGCCGGAACATAAATGTCATCCGCAATTTCGGCCTGAAGCTCCAGCCCGCCCTGATTGATTTGACCTTGCAGCTGTTTAAGTGAGGTTCGTACGGTATCACCCAGATTGATTCGGTGCAGCGCCATTTCCCTGGGACGGGCAAACTCCAGAAATTCCTTGACCGTACTATCGATACGTTTGATCTCTTTGTTAATTATCCCCCGGAACTCCTGTTTCTCCTCGGCGGTGGCGCTCTCGCCGGCCACAATTTCGACGGCTCCCTTAATGGAGGCCAGCGGATTCTTTATTTCATGCGCCACTCCGGCCGCCATTTGCCCGATAATCGATAGCTTGTGCGAGCGTTCCAGTTGAAGCTGGGTCTCTTCCTGCCGGCGCCGGATCCGCGATTCCCGGTCAATCAGGGCCCCGGTGAGAAGTGCGAGCGCAAAATAAAATATTATTTCCACCAGCTCGCTGGAGACATCAACGTGAGGATTATTCAGAAGAAAGATATAGGGCTGAACCAGCACCGATATCGCCAGGGCGGTCAAGAGCGCCCCCCGCAGGCCGAACCAGGCGGCCGCTACCACAATCGGGATATAACAAAGACGGCTATGGATAGCATGTCCCCAATTAGAATGGCCGAAAAGTGGTTCGATTATCCAACCGTAATGGATAGCCACTGTCAGGGCAACCGTCAGCGCCAGAGTGACCATTTTCCACCACCGGTCAGTCTGATTTTTTTCAAAGAGTGAGTTGGGCACGAGCACCTTTGCAACAATTAGATAGGTTCTAATTATCCTTTATGATAGCTGCTTAATCCTGTTTCGTCATTCGACATTCAATTATACATAATTAATGTAGAATATTGTTGAATTTTCTTCCCAGCGGTCAACAATAGTTTCGGTTCATTAATTATGGCCTCAGCCACAAAAAGGTATAATTTATTATATTACAAAGAGTTATCGCGAGCGACCCGATCCGGCATCAAAATTGATATGACCACTGAAAGATAATAGCTGAAAAAGAACATGAACCTTGAAAGAAAGACGCATTATAATAATCAAAAAGATAAGATAAAATTAGTCTTTAATAAGTAAACTGAATTCTTGAAAGGAGTTCATCGATGAGAAAGCTTTTCATTTTTGCTTTACCACTTCTGGCGGTCGTGCTGATGACCTTTTCCAATGGCTATGCGGTCGAACAGACGGCCACCCCGGCACCGTCGGCGCCGAAGGCGCTAAAGAGCCAGACTCTCTGTCCGGTGATGGGGAATAAGATCGATACTACGGTCTTTACCGATATTCAGGGGCAGCGGGTATATTTTTGCTGTCCGGGATGTATTTCCAAGCTGAAGGCTAATCCGGATAAGTATTTCCAGAAAGCGGCCGAGGAAGGTGTCCTGTTTAAGAATATCCAGACCGCCTGCCCGGTAAGCGGCGAGGAAATCGACAAAGCCATATATACCGACTACCAGGGGCGGCGCATCTATTTCTGCTGCAAAAAGTGCGTGGCTGAGTTCCAGAAATCTCCGGCAAATTTCCTGACCAAGATGGATAAACCGGCCGCTAAAGAAACACCGCCGATGAAAGATAGTACCTCCGGCCATATGATGCATGAAGGCATGGGACACTAAAACTAAGTAGGCAATGAGGAAAAGGCCGTGACCATGAGAAATCTGGTGAGATATTACCAACCAATCAAGCATCAGTGCAACAGGAAAAGAGCATCTTTTCTCGGTGGTCTCGGCCTTCTTCCGATTTCCAGGTATCTGCGGGCAAGTTCAAAAATGCCGCTTCCGGCAATATTCTTTTTGCTTGCCTCGCTTGTTTTCTTCTCCTTTCCAGCTCATGCGGAGATCACCAACAGCACCTGTCCGGTACTGGCCGGTGAGATGGTTGATCAAAATATCTTCACCGATTATCAGGGGAAAAGAGTCTATTTTTGCTGCAACAAATGCCGCAGAGATTTTCTGGCTGACCCGGAAAAGTACCTGGCCGGTCTTCCCCAGTTTGCCTCTGTCGTTTCAACCGGCGAAACGGCCGGTAAGGCTGCGGCTGAGACAACCGTGACGGAAGAATCAGTGCCTACCCCGCAGAAAACAAGCCCGGTTGCCTTTATCGGTAAATTCCATCCCTTGGTGGTCCATTTCCCGATTGCCCTGACTTTCACGGCTCTTCTCTTTACTCTTTTTTCAATGATCAAAAGAAATCCACGCTATGAGCTTATTGGTGTTCGAATAATCTATCTTGCGGCGGCTTTTTCGGTACTGTCCGCGCTTCTCGGGCTGGCCGCAGGCTCCGGCACCGCTTATCCGGCAATTCTCAGGGCTTATTTCCACTGGCACCGGATATTCGGCATTAGTTCGGCCATAATGACTCCCGTGGTGGCATTCCTCGCCTTTCAGTTTCAGCGCCGCGAGACTATTTCCCGCCTCTGGCGATATCGGATAGCCCTGTTCGTATTATCTCTCATCATAGGGGTGACCGGACATCTGGGAGCAACTCTGGTTTATGGCCCCGATTACTTCTCATCATGATACGCTCTTGAATTTCTCAGCCGAAGAGGTCCGGCGGCTCTAATTTTTGCAATTTTCTGCTGACAATAGGCCTTTCAATCCATAGATTACCCCCGGAATTGCTGGACTCTTGGTGTTGGAATTTGAAAAAACAGCAATTGCGTATCGAGTGCTATCGGCGAGTTAGATGAATGACTTTGCAGCCAACCGGATTTGAATCAATTTTTGGCATTCTGGCCTCCGCCGGCCTCCTGGCGGCGGCCTCTATTTTTGAGCGGGTGAGAAAAATAAAACCGCCTCTGGCCAGGGAAATTCCCTCGCAAAGTACCTTGCATGGCGATCTCCTTACCGACAATTATGCCTGGCTGACCGACAGGTCCAATCCTGAGGTGATGGCTTATCTGGAAGCGGAAAACCGCTACACGGCGGAGGTGATGAAACCGGTTGAGGGACTGCAGGAAAAACTCTTTCAGGAAATGCTCGCACGGATCAAGGAAGATAATTGGTCGCCTCCGGTTAGAATCGGCCATTATCTATATTTCAACCGTTCGGAGAAAGGGAAGCCTCACAGTATCATGTGCCGCCGGAAAGACGAACCTTCGGCCCCCGAAGAAATCATCATCGATAACAACGTTCTGGCCGAGGGACATCGATATTATTCCCTGGGATTCTTCCGGGTCAGTCCCGACCAGCAGTTGTTCGCTTATGCCGTGGATACAACCGGCTCCGAATCACACACCCTTTACATTAAAGATCTGCGCACCGGGAGTCTTTTTCCCGAGACAATCTTTGGCGTTGCCGGCGCGGTAGAATGGGGCAACGATAATCGTACTTTATTCTATACGGTGCTCAATGATTCGCTGCGTCCGTATCGGCTTTACAGGCATGTCCTGGGAACGGCACCATCGCAGGATGAGATGATCTATGAGGAAAAGGACCCGACCTGCTATCTTTTTAACGCCAAAACGAAAGATAACCGATATCTTCTTTTGCGTTCCGGTAGCAATTTGACCGCCGAAATGCACTACCTGTCGGCCGACACTCCCTTGGAATCGTTTCGCCTGATTAAGCCGCGGCGGGCCGGGGTGGATTATGCGGTCGAAAATATAGGGGATAAATTTTACATTCTGACCAACGAACGGGCCGGCGACTTCAAAGTGGTTGTTGCGCCCATAGAAAATCCCGCCCCCGAAAATTGGCTTGATTTCCTGCCCCATCGAGAGGCTGTTCTGGTCGATGGTTATGATGCATTCCGGAATCATCTGGTCGTCTATGAGCGGGAGGCGGGTCTGAAAAGAATTCGGGTCATCGATATACGTACCAATGAATTCCATTATATTGATTTTCCGGAACCGACCTATTTTCTCTGGTCGTCGGGAAATCGTGAATTCAATACTTCCCTGCTTCGTTACATGTATTGCTCCATGGTGGCCCCGATCGCCGCTTATGATTATGATATGAATACCCGGGAACGGGTGCTTGTCAAGCAGTACGAGGTTATGGGGGGGCATGACCCCGAACAGTACCATTCCGAAAGGATTTTTGCGATCGCGCCTGACGGCACCAAAATCCCGATATCATTGGTATACAAGAAAGGGATTAAGCGCGATGGGCAGAGTCCGCTCCTCCTTTACGCCTATGGCGCTTACGGCATGAGCGCCGAACCTTTTTTCATTTCCGACCGGCTGAGCCTCTTGGATCGCGGTGTGATATATGCCATCGCTCATGTCCGGGGCGGCGATGAACTGGGGCATCGCTGGTACGAACAGGGACGATTGAAACAGAAAAGAAACAGCTTTACCGACTTCATCGCCTGTGCCGAACACCTCCTTGCTGAAAATTACACCTCTCCGGAGAGGCTGGTCATTTCAGGAGGGAGCGCAGGAGGGCTTCTGGTCGGCGCCGTTATCAACCTGCGCCCGGACCTTTTCTGCGGCGCTGTCGCCACCGCCCCCTTTGTCGATATTCTGAACAGCATGCTTGACCCAGCGGCGCCGCTGACCGCCGGCGAATACGAGGAATGGGGCGACCCCGCCCGCAAGGAAGATTATGAATATATCAAGTCGTATGCTCCTTATGAAAATGTGACGGCCCGGAAATACCCCGCTTTGCTGGTCACCTCCGGCCTGAACGATCAGCGGGTGCAGTACTGGCAACCGGCCAGGTGGGTGGCCAAATTGCGAGCCCTCAAAACCGATAACAACATCCTTCTACTCAAAATGAATATCGATTCCGGGCATTCGGGTGTGTCGGGAAGATATGCGCACCTCAGGGATACCGCCTTTGATTACGCTTTTCTTCTGAGTCTGCTCGATATCTCCGAGTGAAAGTATGGAAATAATGCCGATAGGAGTAGGGCTCATGCGACATCTAATGCAGTTGATTATATACTTGACAAACCCATAACAATATATTAAATTTATTCCAGAAGGGATAAGAAACCGCGGAGAAGGAAAAAATGGTCAAACTAATTCTCTCCGAACCATATTTCAACGATGCAGTAGAAGCCCGCAATTATCTTGAAAAAGTGAGATGGCCCCATGGAACTATTTGTCCCCATTGTGGTTACTGCAAGAATATATACAAATTGACCGGTGGAAAAACAAGGGCTGGATTATATAAATGCGGGGATTGTCGGAAGCAATTCACTGTTACAGTCGGCACGCTATTTGAAAGAAGTAGAATCCCCTTGCATAAATTGTTGCTGGCTATCTATCTTATAAGCGTATCGGAAAAATATATTAGCAGTAGTCATTTACATCGGATGCTGGGTATAACTTATAAGACGGCGTGGTTCTTGTCACATAAAATAAAAGAAGCAATAAAAGATCCGAACTTCCTTAATCAATACGATGATGACAATAAGACCGGACACGGCGATGAAGACTATTGAGGTTATAATTATTACAAAGGCGCATTGGGCGTAGCTGGGGATATAGATTGGAAATACGCCCCAAAGAACCATGTTTGCATTAACGGGAATTGAAGGCAAACGTTTAATGAACAGGGACTTACTATGTCAAAAATGCCAGTGAATCCAGAGGTCTTAATTTGGGCTCGGGAAGAGAGTAATCTCAGTATACCTGAAGCGGCGCATCAATTAAGTTGGAATGACACTGAATTGCGCGGCTATGAAACGGGACTTGATAGACCGAATAAAACAAAACTGCAAAAGATGGCCCAGTTATATGGGGTAACTTTACTTTGCTTGCTATTTGATGAACCTATAGAGCCGGAAAAAAGACCAAAGGAATTTAGGACACTCGATGGCAGGCCAGCCGAATTGAGCCATGAAACAATTTTGGCTATGCGAGATGTTAGGAATCAGCACGAAGATATAGAAGATATTGTATTGGAGAACCGTGAAATATTTCAATATCCGAATTTATCAAATTATACTCTAACTGAATTCAAAAATGAAGTCGTTAATATTGCCCAAAGAGAGCGGAATAGACTAGGTGTATCTATCAACGAACAAATAGAATGGAAAAACGAGATAGAAGCTTTCAAATTTTGGCGGGCCCGTATCGAATCACTTGGTATATTTGTCTATTTATTTAAGGCACCTATCGAGGAATGCAGGGGTTTTTCAATATTGGAGGCAAATGGTTTGCCCGCTATCGCCATAAATGATAGTGAAAGAACTTATCCCCCAAAAATATTCACATTATTTCATGAATATGCACATATCTTGATAAGAGACGCGGGCATATGTTTGCAAGAAAGGAATAACAAGACCGAAGCAGTCTGTAACAGATTCGCCGCTGAGATTCTAATGCCTATTGCGGCCTTAAAAGAAGTCATCGAATTACCGCCAGATAACGTCAGAAAAGAATGGTTGGAATATCAATTAAGGGGTGGTGCGAGAAAATTGAAAGTTAGTTTGCTGAGTTTTATTTTAAGACTTGAAGAATTGCAATATGCACCAAAAGGATATTATGATCAATGGAAAAGAAAATTGCCTAAATATCGTCCTCAAAAGGGTAGCGGTGGGTACATTCATCATTTAGATAAGACCATAAGAAAATACGGTATACGATATATTGATATAGTTTTCCGAGCATTACAAAAAGAAGCCATATCGAAATTTGAAGCATATGAATTGGTAAGGAAGACTCCAAAATATTGGACCGAATTCCAAAACAGAATTAATGAATATAGGGGCCAATATGTTGGGGGCGAGTAATCTCTGCTACGTAATTGATACGTCCAGTTTGATAGATATTTGTCCGCTGCCACCAGAAAACGAAATATGGCATATTATTGAGATGCTGCAGTGCGAAAATAGATTGAAAGTTGTTCCTGCTGTATTTGATGAATTAGAAGACTTTAGTTTAGAATACCCGGCAGCCATTGCAAGAATAAAATCGTATCGTAAAAATCTATGCATAAAAGAGACAGAACAATTCCTAAAAGAAGCTGCGCGTATTGCAGAAAAATATCCAAGAATGTCAAAGCCGAGAGCAAAATTATCGCAAGAACGCGCTGACCCATATGTTATCGCATATGCCAAAATCTGCTCATCTACCCATTCACAAGGTTGCCTAGTTGTTGCCAGCGAGGGTTTTGGCCGGGGGAAAATACCTAATGCATGTCGGCAGGAGC is a genomic window of Candidatus Zixiibacteriota bacterium containing:
- a CDS encoding DUF4411 family protein; the protein is MNIGANMLGASNLCYVIDTSSLIDICPLPPENEIWHIIEMLQCENRLKVVPAVFDELEDFSLEYPAAIARIKSYRKNLCIKETEQFLKEAARIAEKYPRMSKPRAKLSQERADPYVIAYAKICSSTHSQGCLVVASEGFGRGKIPNACRQEQVGFINLAGMCQLERPNLKVINDNE
- a CDS encoding sigma-54 dependent transcriptional regulator, producing the protein MSIKILLADDDPSLRRVIQYKLKQKGYEVNAVEDGEKALDELSRNRYDLLLSDIKMPGLDGLELLERSKQVQSDLEVILITAHATVPMAVEAVKLGAFDYLTKPFEDDELFGAVEKALRFKKLEDENRLLRQQLDGKEFFRNIVGVSKPFKDLLALVEKVAPSDATVLLTGESGTGKELIARALHFKSHRSGKPFVAVNCAAIPRELLESELFGHVKGAFTGAIKDKKGKFELADGGTLLLDEVSELSTELQAKLLRIIQERVIEPVGAEVVREIDIRLIASTNIDLKKRIAGGKFREDLFYRLNIIPMAVPGLRERLDDIPVLIGEFLSRYSPQQKIEIDDRLLGRLRDYHWPGNIRELENLIERMVVLRKSNLLTPGDLPPDFGMSDTRSQGGIVSPNTNLTFHEAEKKLIVEALDRFGWNRSKAAEHLKIPRHILIYRMKKYGIFYKNVAPPSEEKE
- a CDS encoding YHS domain-containing protein gives rise to the protein MRNLVRYYQPIKHQCNRKRASFLGGLGLLPISRYLRASSKMPLPAIFFLLASLVFFSFPAHAEITNSTCPVLAGEMVDQNIFTDYQGKRVYFCCNKCRRDFLADPEKYLAGLPQFASVVSTGETAGKAAAETTVTEESVPTPQKTSPVAFIGKFHPLVVHFPIALTFTALLFTLFSMIKRNPRYELIGVRIIYLAAAFSVLSALLGLAAGSGTAYPAILRAYFHWHRIFGISSAIMTPVVAFLAFQFQRRETISRLWRYRIALFVLSLIIGVTGHLGATLVYGPDYFSS
- a CDS encoding IS1595 family transposase; translated protein: MVKLILSEPYFNDAVEARNYLEKVRWPHGTICPHCGYCKNIYKLTGGKTRAGLYKCGDCRKQFTVTVGTLFERSRIPLHKLLLAIYLISVSEKYISSSHLHRMLGITYKTAWFLSHKIKEAIKDPNFLNQYDDDNKTGHGDEDY
- a CDS encoding S9 family peptidase — encoded protein: MTLQPTGFESIFGILASAGLLAAASIFERVRKIKPPLAREIPSQSTLHGDLLTDNYAWLTDRSNPEVMAYLEAENRYTAEVMKPVEGLQEKLFQEMLARIKEDNWSPPVRIGHYLYFNRSEKGKPHSIMCRRKDEPSAPEEIIIDNNVLAEGHRYYSLGFFRVSPDQQLFAYAVDTTGSESHTLYIKDLRTGSLFPETIFGVAGAVEWGNDNRTLFYTVLNDSLRPYRLYRHVLGTAPSQDEMIYEEKDPTCYLFNAKTKDNRYLLLRSGSNLTAEMHYLSADTPLESFRLIKPRRAGVDYAVENIGDKFYILTNERAGDFKVVVAPIENPAPENWLDFLPHREAVLVDGYDAFRNHLVVYEREAGLKRIRVIDIRTNEFHYIDFPEPTYFLWSSGNREFNTSLLRYMYCSMVAPIAAYDYDMNTRERVLVKQYEVMGGHDPEQYHSERIFAIAPDGTKIPISLVYKKGIKRDGQSPLLLYAYGAYGMSAEPFFISDRLSLLDRGVIYAIAHVRGGDELGHRWYEQGRLKQKRNSFTDFIACAEHLLAENYTSPERLVISGGSAGGLLVGAVINLRPDLFCGAVATAPFVDILNSMLDPAAPLTAGEYEEWGDPARKEDYEYIKSYAPYENVTARKYPALLVTSGLNDQRVQYWQPARWVAKLRALKTDNNILLLKMNIDSGHSGVSGRYAHLRDTAFDYAFLLSLLDISE
- a CDS encoding XRE family transcriptional regulator: MSKMPVNPEVLIWAREESNLSIPEAAHQLSWNDTELRGYETGLDRPNKTKLQKMAQLYGVTLLCLLFDEPIEPEKRPKEFRTLDGRPAELSHETILAMRDVRNQHEDIEDIVLENREIFQYPNLSNYTLTEFKNEVVNIAQRERNRLGVSINEQIEWKNEIEAFKFWRARIESLGIFVYLFKAPIEECRGFSILEANGLPAIAINDSERTYPPKIFTLFHEYAHILIRDAGICLQERNNKTEAVCNRFAAEILMPIAALKEVIELPPDNVRKEWLEYQLRGGARKLKVSLLSFILRLEELQYAPKGYYDQWKRKLPKYRPQKGSGGYIHHLDKTIRKYGIRYIDIVFRALQKEAISKFEAYELVRKTPKYWTEFQNRINEYRGQYVGGE
- a CDS encoding ATP-binding protein, giving the protein MPNSLFEKNQTDRWWKMVTLALTVALTVAIHYGWIIEPLFGHSNWGHAIHSRLCYIPIVVAAAWFGLRGALLTALAISVLVQPYIFLLNNPHVDVSSELVEIIFYFALALLTGALIDRESRIRRRQEETQLQLERSHKLSIIGQMAAGVAHEIKNPLASIKGAVEIVAGESATAEEKQEFRGIINKEIKRIDSTVKEFLEFARPREMALHRINLGDTVRTSLKQLQGQINQGGLELQAEIADDIYVPADAEQIHQVLLNLILNAIEASQPGGRVEVTLSTDHAEVQLAVRDFGGGISGPDKERIFEPFYTTKTKGTGLGLAITKSIIDRHRGRIEVESRLNEGTAFHITLPIDRGSR
- a CDS encoding YHS domain-containing protein — its product is MRKLFIFALPLLAVVLMTFSNGYAVEQTATPAPSAPKALKSQTLCPVMGNKIDTTVFTDIQGQRVYFCCPGCISKLKANPDKYFQKAAEEGVLFKNIQTACPVSGEEIDKAIYTDYQGRRIYFCCKKCVAEFQKSPANFLTKMDKPAAKETPPMKDSTSGHMMHEGMGH